The Nostoc sp. 'Lobaria pulmonaria (5183) cyanobiont' DNA window CCATTGAGATTCAGGTTCAGGTGCTGGTGGTAACTTTGGCAAGTTTGCAGTATCAGTACCTTCAAGTGCTAGCGTAGTTTGTGATAAGGAAGCATCAATCGATTCACGTTGCTGTTGTTCGGTTTCCATAGTTTTTATGTTCGGTAACTACAAGACTTTGTATAACTGAACTGAGGATCAATAAATATAGTTATTAAGGTTGTCAGTTGTCAATTATTAGTGGCCAGTAATAAGTTTAACTGACCACTTAAACTGAGCAGGAATATTTAAATCTGTCTATGCCTACCTGCTCGCTTTGTTGTTAGCTGCCCTATTGTTTTGGTGCGGCAACTGTTGCTTTCACAACTACACTCTTGACACCTTTAATTTGTTTAGCTAATTTTTCAATTTTAGCCAACTCCTGCTGATTGCTGACAGTTCCTGAGACAGTCACAATCCCACCATCTGCGGCATTAACTGTTAGTTGGCTCTTAGGTATATTAACCTCCAACTTAGAGCGAACTTCACTTGCTAAGTCACCTTTGGCTCGTTGTGTATCGCCACCCGTAGTATTATTGCGCTGTTCGCGGGCGCGGATATCAGAATTAGCTTGGTTTCTGCGAACTTCACTTTGTGCGTCTTGTTGAGAAGCTTGTGTTGTTTTTGCAGTCGGTGTTTGGGGAGCTTCATTAGGATTATTGGGTGCAGATTCACTTGTTTTAGAAGCGTTATCACAAGCAGCAACACCGAAGATTAATAAGCCGCTAATTAAGAAGGGGGTTAGCTTTTGCATAGATTTAATT harbors:
- a CDS encoding BON domain-containing protein encodes the protein MQKLTPFLISGLLIFGVAACDNASKTSESAPNNPNEAPQTPTAKTTQASQQDAQSEVRRNQANSDIRAREQRNNTTGGDTQRAKGDLASEVRSKLEVNIPKSQLTVNAADGGIVTVSGTVSNQQELAKIEKLAKQIKGVKSVVVKATVAAPKQ